A window of the Oryza brachyantha chromosome 5, ObraRS2, whole genome shotgun sequence genome harbors these coding sequences:
- the LOC121054521 gene encoding protein G1-like8 gives MDGGGGADAQAQPVAQAPPPPPQQQLSRYESQKRRDWNTFLQYLRNHRPPLTLARCSGAHVIEFLKYLDQFGKTKVHASGCAYYGQPSPPAPCPCPLRQAWGSLDALIGRLRAAYEESGHAPESNPFAARAVRIYLREVRDAQAKARGIPYEKKKRKRTQPPPPPPPAPQQPPGAAGEASSSSSAAAVAEDGSGSSAAAAAPAATTTSQTAAGGSSTTAAAPSTTRV, from the coding sequence ATggacggaggaggcggcgccgacgcgcAGGCGCAGCCGGTGgcgcaggcgccgccgccgccaccccagCAGCAGCTGAGCAGATACGAGTCGCAGAAGCGGCGGGACTGGAACACGTTCCTGCAGTACCTGCGGaaccaccggccgccgctgaCGCTGGCGCGGTGCAGCGGCGCGCACGTCATCGAGTTCCTCAAGTACCTGGACCAGTTCGGGAAGACCAAGGTGCACGCGTCGGGTTGCGCGTACTACGGCCAGCCcagcccgccggcgccgtgcccGTGCCCGCTGCGCCAGGCGTGGGGCTCCCTCGACGCGCTCAtcggccgcctccgcgccgcctacGAGGAGAGCGGCCACGCGCCGGAGTCCAACCCcttcgccgcgcgcgccgtccGGATCTACCTCCGCGAGGTGCGCGACGCGCAGGCCAAGGCGCGCGGGATACCCTacgagaagaagaagcgcAAGCGCacgcagcctcctcctccgccgcctccggcgcccCAGCAGCCGCCGGGCGCTGCCGGGGAGGCGTCGAGCTCGtcatcggccgccgccgtcgccgaagaCGGCAGTGGCAGCtccgcggctgctgctgcacccgcagccaccaccactagcCAGACAGCAGCAGGAGGTAGCAGCACCACTGCTGCTGCACCGAGCACCACCCGAGTATAG